A genome region from Mastacembelus armatus chromosome 8, fMasArm1.2, whole genome shotgun sequence includes the following:
- the aatka gene encoding serine/threonine-protein kinase LMTK1 isoform X2 — translation MSVKIGDYGLSHSRYKDDYYVTQDQIWVPLRWIAPELIDEVHGNLLIVDQTKSSNIWSLGVTMWELFELGNQPYRHYSDRQVLTYAVKEQQLKLPKPQLQFPLAERWYEVMQFCWLQPELRPSSEEVHLLVTYLCAKGSSEAEEDFEHRWNALRPNLLGSSSHTATSTTLDLTPTPASADTLDADQTQALELASSASSSFPLLEHFSDSFHSDTVDDLLTVTETSRGLNFEYKWEQARAEQPYCSSSTSGPLGQGNPHYQDIYYSKKGGCKTESLTSGISPSYYEPEHPSVVPVLSAHSPSVSSEYYIRIEEPVECNINLDESVVDYSPGLEASNSRLSSESRTGSSMAQPSAYWSTADKIKSTAYDSDSSPTVQLSTDPLLRRTSSTSSLKLGNSHNCFSSNHDGTIYCEQSHKTCHQSCLSELDSSPESRSSLVHSVGRLENTRSLSQVVSSPSLGFCDPYLEANTGRGMVNESYHNLMAPLRKTLSIVNHISIDIETDDGLLVGQQRGEGIEDDLFFERDATNWTSNHSANNNSFDSRQTGSGHDNYLDLQYTGHKNTTELWSLTKATTRTFHSSRSSGTSDAGGGDTGCNAASKPTELGSYIHLCHKEREEAVTQMERNVTTEHQRNIDSVTSTSINGRCTEVGGMEAKYEKQLLLNGERLCSEPKRIPEASYIKSPSSFKDPQTGQTGVLSTKQKGKIWEKVSMGMSVGLRDKRINYPETSESSRASDSGVGVRESSISLVELHDYSGDDDDDITDITSGIFADFNLDFAEVEEEELSPLKNPEGTPESVDTLNLSSSMASPCDQAFSPDPFNTPILPKSLDSGYDTENNESPEFIFKELGDSRGAERSPRLGGEPELVLQVGLGQGLCTSASTSDLQLKSLTDKNPYRDSAYFSDYDAENEKSPQEEGSTFLRGPKKCDHAEKLSYMRDDDPIKRQFNSEGHLTNLRHIKSWVIVNLLEADPSSPHPLPTPGFSMLSPLPPQMGGCLTKESAPADDDFGLETEHSGEDPSSELSTSVGSEASSTVPETLANEEGRRAEDCSPIQSLNSESTINEYRDEGPEENEKNDGATEEEELPEFNHVKEETEDKREGVRINEDDFEDIDAEECDSQDSLCDESNGPIDLSTSSSLLELCGEDVRAPLEEAEDEDDSDDSESDEELRTYNIQDEDSEESEEDFTTVPVVVSDCSRARHLRSLLKMPTLFTQSFCDELERKKKAVSFFDDVTVFLFDQESPTGELADYTFSTGTVESSGQESSEEITSDHQPQPDPELEAQSCEMISVSEETDANISSEGYEWEDSLPFEPHPSSPETIPEHPSSPTATFNSPEAPKPAAVALNRFMVSRFSITHVSDPHVSSATGNGEDSPAD, via the exons ATGTCAGTTAAGATTGGAGACTATGGCCTGTCTCACAGCAGATACAAG gATGACTACTATGTAACACAAGACCAGATTTGGGTGCCTCTACGTTGGATTGCACCTGAGCTCATAGATGAGGTCCATGGAAACCTGCTGATTGTTGACCAAACCAAAAGCAGCAACATATG GTCATTGGGGGTGACTATGTGGGAGCTGTTTGAGCTGGGCAACCAGCCGTACAGACACTACTCTGACAGGCAGGTGCTGACATATGCTGTGAAGGAACAGCAACTCAAACTGCCCAAACCCCAGCTCCAATTCCCCCTGGCTGAGCGCTG GTATGAGGTCATGCAGTTCTGCTGGTTGCAACCAGAACTCAGACCCAGCAGTGAGGAAGTACACCTTTTGGTCACATACTTGTGTGCCAAAGGCTCCAGTGAGGCTGAGGAAGACTTTGAACATCGCTGGAATGCCCTGAGACCCAATCTGCTTGGTAGTAGTTCCCACACAGCTACATCCACAACCCTAGACCTGACCCCTACACCTGCCTCAGCTGATACCCTTGATGCAGACCAAACTCAGGCATTGGAGCTggcctcctctgcctcctcctccttccccctCCTGGAGCATTTCTCTGACAGCTTCCACTCTGATACAGTGGACGACCTATTGACTGTCACAGAGACCAGCCGTGGTCTCAACTTTGAATACAAATGGGAGCAGGCTCGAGCTGAGCAGCCCTATTGCTCCTCCTCTACCAGTGGGCCATTGGGGCAGGGGAACCCACATTATCAGGATATTTACTATTCAAAGAAAGGAGGTTGCAAAACTGAGAGCCTAACCTCAGGCATATCCCCTTCCTACTATGAACCTGAACACCCCAGTGTGGTCCCTGTGTTGAGTGCCCATAGTCCCTCAGTCAGCAGCGAGTACTACATTCGTATTGAGGAACCAGTAGAGTGTAACATTAACCTGGATGAAAGTGTTGTGGACTACAGCCCAGGACTGGAGGCCAGCAATAGCAGGTTGTCCTCTGAGAGTCGTACAGGTTCATCCATGGCACAGCCCAGTGCTTACTGGTCTACTGCTGACAAGATCAAATCTACTGCCTATGACTCCGATTCAAGTCCCACTGTTCAACTATCCACGGACCCACTGCTGAGACGGACATCCAGCACCAGCTCCTTAAAGTTAGGAAACTCCCACAACTGTTTCTCCTCCAATCATGATGGCACAATATACTGTGAACAGTCACACAAGACATGCCACCAGTCCTGCCTGTCTGAATTGGATTCATCACCAGAGTCCCGATCAAGCCTTGTCCATTCAGTGGGTCGGTTAGAAAACACCCGCAGTTTGTCACAAGTTGTCAGTAGCCCCAGCTTAGGGTTCTGTGATCCCTACCTTGAAGCAAACACAGGTCGTGGCATGGTTAATGAAAGCTACCATAATCTGATGGCTCCCCTCAGAAAGACACTATCCATTGTTAACCACATTAGCATTGACATAGAAACAGATGATGGCCTGCTGGTGGGCCAGCAGAGAGGTGAAGGCATTGAGGATGACCTTTTCTTTGAGAGAGATGCCACTAACTGGACCTCAAACCATTCAGCAAACAATAATAGCTTTgacagcaggcagacaggcagtgGGCATGACAACTACCTGGACCTTCAGTATACtggtcacaaaaacacaacagaattaTGGTCGCTAACAAAGGCCACCACCAGAACTTTTCACAGCTCCAGGTCTTCCGGCACTTCagatgcaggaggaggagacactgGTTGTAATGCTGCTAGCAAACCCACTGAATTAGGCTCATACATTCACTTATGtcacaaagaaagagaggaagctGTCACTCAAATGGAAAGGAATGTGACAACAGAACATCAAAGAAATATTGATTCTGTTACCAGCACAAGTATTAATGGTAGATGCACAGAGGTTGGAGGTATGGAGGCAAAATATGAAAAGCAATTGTTGCTTAATGGAGAGAGACTGTGCTCTGAGCCCAAGAGGATACCTGAGGCAAGCTATATAAAATCCCCATCCTCTTTTAAGGATCCCCAGACTGGTCAAACAGGAGTCTTGTCAACCAAGCAGAAGGGTAAAATTTGGGAAAAGGTTTCTATGGGAATGTCTGTTGGTCTGCGAGACAAGAGAATTAACTACCCAGAGACATCAGAAAGTAGCAGAGCATCAGATAGTGGAGTGGGGGTTAGAGAATCCAGTATTAGCCTAGTTGAGCTTCATGACTACAGTGGGGATGACGATGATGATATTACGGATATTACGTCAGGTATCTTTGCCGACTTCAACCTAGACTTtgctgaggtggaggaggaagagttaAGCCCATTGAAGAATCCAGAGGGAACTCCAGAATCTGTAGACACCCTTAACCTGTCTTCATCAATGGCAAGCCCCTGTGATCAGGCCTTCAGCCCTGATCCCTTTAATACTCCTATCCTACCTAAATCATTAGACAGTGGCTATGACACAGAGAACAACGAATCTCCTGAGTTTATCTTTAAAGAGCTTGGGGATTCTCGGGGTGCTGAAAGGAGCCCCAGACTGGGTGGAGAACCTGAACTTGTTCTGCAGGTGGGTTTAGGCCAAGGACTGTGCACTTCCGCCAGCACCTCAGACCTACAGTTAAAGAGCCTTACTGATAAGAACCCCTACAGGGACTCGGCCTATTTCTCTGACTATGACGCTGAAAATGAGAAGAGTCCTCAGGAGGAAGGCAGTACATTTTTGAGAGGTCCAAAAAAATGTGACCATGCTGAGAAATTGAGCTATATGAGAGATGATGATCCTATTAAAAGACAATTCAATAGTGAAGGACATTTAACAAATTTGAGACACATCAAAAGCTGGGTCATTGTGAATCTTTTAGAGGCTGATCCTAGTTCACCCCATCCACTTCCCACCCCTGGGTTCTCCATGTTGTCCCCATTGCCTCCGCAGATGGGCGGCTGCCTGACCAAAGAGTCTGCCCCTGCAGATGATGATTTTGGACTGGAAACAGAACACTCAGGAGAGGATCCTTCATCAGAGCTCAGCACCTCAGTTGGTTCTGAAGCCTCTTCCACAGTCCCAGAGACTTTAGCTAATGAGGAAGGTAGAAGAGCAGAAGATTGCTCCCCTATCCAGTCTTTGAATTCTGAATCCACCATAAATGAATACAGAGATGAGGGCCCTGAAGAGAATGAAAAAAACGATGGAGCCACCGAAGAGGAAGAGCTGCCTGAATTCAATCATGtaaaggaggaaacagaggaCAAAAGAGAGGGTGTGAGAATAAATGAAGATGATTTTGAGGACATCGATGCAGAGGAATGTGACTCACAGGACAGTTTATGTGACGAATCCAATGGGCCCATTGATTTGTCCACTTCTTCATCGTTGCTGGAACTGTGTGGAGAAGACGTAAGAGCTCCactggaggaggcagaggatgAAGATGACTCTGATGACAGTGAGTCTGATGAAGAATTGAGGACCTATAACATTCAAGATGAAGACAGTGAGGAGAGTGAAGAGGATTTTACCACAGTGCCAGTGGTGGTAAGCGACTGCAGTAGGGCTAGACACCTGCGCAGCCTCCTGAAGATGCCCACCCTATTTACCCAATCCTTCTGTGATGAattggagaggaagaaaaaagctGTGTCCTTTTTTGATGATGTTACAGTGTTCCTTTTTGATCAG GAAAGTCCCACAGGAGAGCTGGCTGACTACACCTTCTCCACAGGAACAGTGGAGTCCAGTGGGCAGGAATCTTCAGAGGAAATAACCTCTGATCACCAGCCGCAACCTGACCCTGAACTTGAAGCTCAATCCTGTGAAATGATCTCTGTTTCTGAAGAAACAGATGCAAATATCTCATCAGAGG GTTATGAATGGGAAGACAGCCTTCCATTTGAGCCCCACCCATCTTCACCTGAGACCATCCCTGAGCACCCGTCCTCACCCACAGCCACCTTCAACAGTCCTGAGGCTCCTAAACCTGCAGCTGTAGCACTTAACCGTTTTATGGTTTCACGATTCTCTATCACACACGTCTCTGACCCCCATGTGAGCTCAGCAACAG GGAATGGTGAAGATAGTCCAGCAGATTGA
- the aatka gene encoding serine/threonine-protein kinase LMTK1 isoform X1 — protein MRLHGVQLLKSSDLGRHSLLYLKEIGHGWFGKVLLGEVNAGLSTTQVVVKELKASASVQDQMQFLEEVQPYRTLQHPALLQCLAQCSEVTPYLLVMEFCPLGDLKSYLRSCRVADSDTPEPLILQRMACDIASGLLHLHKYNFIHSDLALRNCLLTSEMSVKIGDYGLSHSRYKDDYYVTQDQIWVPLRWIAPELIDEVHGNLLIVDQTKSSNIWSLGVTMWELFELGNQPYRHYSDRQVLTYAVKEQQLKLPKPQLQFPLAERWYEVMQFCWLQPELRPSSEEVHLLVTYLCAKGSSEAEEDFEHRWNALRPNLLGSSSHTATSTTLDLTPTPASADTLDADQTQALELASSASSSFPLLEHFSDSFHSDTVDDLLTVTETSRGLNFEYKWEQARAEQPYCSSSTSGPLGQGNPHYQDIYYSKKGGCKTESLTSGISPSYYEPEHPSVVPVLSAHSPSVSSEYYIRIEEPVECNINLDESVVDYSPGLEASNSRLSSESRTGSSMAQPSAYWSTADKIKSTAYDSDSSPTVQLSTDPLLRRTSSTSSLKLGNSHNCFSSNHDGTIYCEQSHKTCHQSCLSELDSSPESRSSLVHSVGRLENTRSLSQVVSSPSLGFCDPYLEANTGRGMVNESYHNLMAPLRKTLSIVNHISIDIETDDGLLVGQQRGEGIEDDLFFERDATNWTSNHSANNNSFDSRQTGSGHDNYLDLQYTGHKNTTELWSLTKATTRTFHSSRSSGTSDAGGGDTGCNAASKPTELGSYIHLCHKEREEAVTQMERNVTTEHQRNIDSVTSTSINGRCTEVGGMEAKYEKQLLLNGERLCSEPKRIPEASYIKSPSSFKDPQTGQTGVLSTKQKGKIWEKVSMGMSVGLRDKRINYPETSESSRASDSGVGVRESSISLVELHDYSGDDDDDITDITSGIFADFNLDFAEVEEEELSPLKNPEGTPESVDTLNLSSSMASPCDQAFSPDPFNTPILPKSLDSGYDTENNESPEFIFKELGDSRGAERSPRLGGEPELVLQVGLGQGLCTSASTSDLQLKSLTDKNPYRDSAYFSDYDAENEKSPQEEGSTFLRGPKKCDHAEKLSYMRDDDPIKRQFNSEGHLTNLRHIKSWVIVNLLEADPSSPHPLPTPGFSMLSPLPPQMGGCLTKESAPADDDFGLETEHSGEDPSSELSTSVGSEASSTVPETLANEEGRRAEDCSPIQSLNSESTINEYRDEGPEENEKNDGATEEEELPEFNHVKEETEDKREGVRINEDDFEDIDAEECDSQDSLCDESNGPIDLSTSSSLLELCGEDVRAPLEEAEDEDDSDDSESDEELRTYNIQDEDSEESEEDFTTVPVVVSDCSRARHLRSLLKMPTLFTQSFCDELERKKKAVSFFDDVTVFLFDQESPTGELADYTFSTGTVESSGQESSEEITSDHQPQPDPELEAQSCEMISVSEETDANISSEGYEWEDSLPFEPHPSSPETIPEHPSSPTATFNSPEAPKPAAVALNRFMVSRFSITHVSDPHVSSATGNGEDSPAD, from the exons ATGAGGCTCCATGGAG TCCAGCTGCTGAAATCATCAGACCTTGGTCGTCATAGTCTACTTTATCTAAAGGAGATAGGACATGGCTGGTTTGGCAAG GTTCTGCTGGGCGAGGTCAATGCAGGCCTCAGCACCACCCAGGTAGTGGTGAAGGAGCTGAAGGCCAGTGCCAGTGTTCAGGACCAGATGCAGTTCCTGGAGGAGGTCCAGCCGTACCG AACCCTGCAGCACCCTGCTCTCCTGCAGTGTCTGGCACAGTGCTCTGAGGTTACTCCTTATCTGCTGGTCATGGAGTTTTGCCCTCTG GGTGATCTGAAGAGTTACCTCCGTAGCTGCCGGGTAGCAGATTCTGACACTCCTGAGCCTTTGATCCTCCAGCGAATGGCATGTGACATTGCCTCAGGGCTTCTGCACCTTCACAAATATAACTTTATACACAG TGACCTGGCGCTGCGAAACTGCTTGCTAACTTCAGAAATGTCAGTTAAGATTGGAGACTATGGCCTGTCTCACAGCAGATACAAG gATGACTACTATGTAACACAAGACCAGATTTGGGTGCCTCTACGTTGGATTGCACCTGAGCTCATAGATGAGGTCCATGGAAACCTGCTGATTGTTGACCAAACCAAAAGCAGCAACATATG GTCATTGGGGGTGACTATGTGGGAGCTGTTTGAGCTGGGCAACCAGCCGTACAGACACTACTCTGACAGGCAGGTGCTGACATATGCTGTGAAGGAACAGCAACTCAAACTGCCCAAACCCCAGCTCCAATTCCCCCTGGCTGAGCGCTG GTATGAGGTCATGCAGTTCTGCTGGTTGCAACCAGAACTCAGACCCAGCAGTGAGGAAGTACACCTTTTGGTCACATACTTGTGTGCCAAAGGCTCCAGTGAGGCTGAGGAAGACTTTGAACATCGCTGGAATGCCCTGAGACCCAATCTGCTTGGTAGTAGTTCCCACACAGCTACATCCACAACCCTAGACCTGACCCCTACACCTGCCTCAGCTGATACCCTTGATGCAGACCAAACTCAGGCATTGGAGCTggcctcctctgcctcctcctccttccccctCCTGGAGCATTTCTCTGACAGCTTCCACTCTGATACAGTGGACGACCTATTGACTGTCACAGAGACCAGCCGTGGTCTCAACTTTGAATACAAATGGGAGCAGGCTCGAGCTGAGCAGCCCTATTGCTCCTCCTCTACCAGTGGGCCATTGGGGCAGGGGAACCCACATTATCAGGATATTTACTATTCAAAGAAAGGAGGTTGCAAAACTGAGAGCCTAACCTCAGGCATATCCCCTTCCTACTATGAACCTGAACACCCCAGTGTGGTCCCTGTGTTGAGTGCCCATAGTCCCTCAGTCAGCAGCGAGTACTACATTCGTATTGAGGAACCAGTAGAGTGTAACATTAACCTGGATGAAAGTGTTGTGGACTACAGCCCAGGACTGGAGGCCAGCAATAGCAGGTTGTCCTCTGAGAGTCGTACAGGTTCATCCATGGCACAGCCCAGTGCTTACTGGTCTACTGCTGACAAGATCAAATCTACTGCCTATGACTCCGATTCAAGTCCCACTGTTCAACTATCCACGGACCCACTGCTGAGACGGACATCCAGCACCAGCTCCTTAAAGTTAGGAAACTCCCACAACTGTTTCTCCTCCAATCATGATGGCACAATATACTGTGAACAGTCACACAAGACATGCCACCAGTCCTGCCTGTCTGAATTGGATTCATCACCAGAGTCCCGATCAAGCCTTGTCCATTCAGTGGGTCGGTTAGAAAACACCCGCAGTTTGTCACAAGTTGTCAGTAGCCCCAGCTTAGGGTTCTGTGATCCCTACCTTGAAGCAAACACAGGTCGTGGCATGGTTAATGAAAGCTACCATAATCTGATGGCTCCCCTCAGAAAGACACTATCCATTGTTAACCACATTAGCATTGACATAGAAACAGATGATGGCCTGCTGGTGGGCCAGCAGAGAGGTGAAGGCATTGAGGATGACCTTTTCTTTGAGAGAGATGCCACTAACTGGACCTCAAACCATTCAGCAAACAATAATAGCTTTgacagcaggcagacaggcagtgGGCATGACAACTACCTGGACCTTCAGTATACtggtcacaaaaacacaacagaattaTGGTCGCTAACAAAGGCCACCACCAGAACTTTTCACAGCTCCAGGTCTTCCGGCACTTCagatgcaggaggaggagacactgGTTGTAATGCTGCTAGCAAACCCACTGAATTAGGCTCATACATTCACTTATGtcacaaagaaagagaggaagctGTCACTCAAATGGAAAGGAATGTGACAACAGAACATCAAAGAAATATTGATTCTGTTACCAGCACAAGTATTAATGGTAGATGCACAGAGGTTGGAGGTATGGAGGCAAAATATGAAAAGCAATTGTTGCTTAATGGAGAGAGACTGTGCTCTGAGCCCAAGAGGATACCTGAGGCAAGCTATATAAAATCCCCATCCTCTTTTAAGGATCCCCAGACTGGTCAAACAGGAGTCTTGTCAACCAAGCAGAAGGGTAAAATTTGGGAAAAGGTTTCTATGGGAATGTCTGTTGGTCTGCGAGACAAGAGAATTAACTACCCAGAGACATCAGAAAGTAGCAGAGCATCAGATAGTGGAGTGGGGGTTAGAGAATCCAGTATTAGCCTAGTTGAGCTTCATGACTACAGTGGGGATGACGATGATGATATTACGGATATTACGTCAGGTATCTTTGCCGACTTCAACCTAGACTTtgctgaggtggaggaggaagagttaAGCCCATTGAAGAATCCAGAGGGAACTCCAGAATCTGTAGACACCCTTAACCTGTCTTCATCAATGGCAAGCCCCTGTGATCAGGCCTTCAGCCCTGATCCCTTTAATACTCCTATCCTACCTAAATCATTAGACAGTGGCTATGACACAGAGAACAACGAATCTCCTGAGTTTATCTTTAAAGAGCTTGGGGATTCTCGGGGTGCTGAAAGGAGCCCCAGACTGGGTGGAGAACCTGAACTTGTTCTGCAGGTGGGTTTAGGCCAAGGACTGTGCACTTCCGCCAGCACCTCAGACCTACAGTTAAAGAGCCTTACTGATAAGAACCCCTACAGGGACTCGGCCTATTTCTCTGACTATGACGCTGAAAATGAGAAGAGTCCTCAGGAGGAAGGCAGTACATTTTTGAGAGGTCCAAAAAAATGTGACCATGCTGAGAAATTGAGCTATATGAGAGATGATGATCCTATTAAAAGACAATTCAATAGTGAAGGACATTTAACAAATTTGAGACACATCAAAAGCTGGGTCATTGTGAATCTTTTAGAGGCTGATCCTAGTTCACCCCATCCACTTCCCACCCCTGGGTTCTCCATGTTGTCCCCATTGCCTCCGCAGATGGGCGGCTGCCTGACCAAAGAGTCTGCCCCTGCAGATGATGATTTTGGACTGGAAACAGAACACTCAGGAGAGGATCCTTCATCAGAGCTCAGCACCTCAGTTGGTTCTGAAGCCTCTTCCACAGTCCCAGAGACTTTAGCTAATGAGGAAGGTAGAAGAGCAGAAGATTGCTCCCCTATCCAGTCTTTGAATTCTGAATCCACCATAAATGAATACAGAGATGAGGGCCCTGAAGAGAATGAAAAAAACGATGGAGCCACCGAAGAGGAAGAGCTGCCTGAATTCAATCATGtaaaggaggaaacagaggaCAAAAGAGAGGGTGTGAGAATAAATGAAGATGATTTTGAGGACATCGATGCAGAGGAATGTGACTCACAGGACAGTTTATGTGACGAATCCAATGGGCCCATTGATTTGTCCACTTCTTCATCGTTGCTGGAACTGTGTGGAGAAGACGTAAGAGCTCCactggaggaggcagaggatgAAGATGACTCTGATGACAGTGAGTCTGATGAAGAATTGAGGACCTATAACATTCAAGATGAAGACAGTGAGGAGAGTGAAGAGGATTTTACCACAGTGCCAGTGGTGGTAAGCGACTGCAGTAGGGCTAGACACCTGCGCAGCCTCCTGAAGATGCCCACCCTATTTACCCAATCCTTCTGTGATGAattggagaggaagaaaaaagctGTGTCCTTTTTTGATGATGTTACAGTGTTCCTTTTTGATCAG GAAAGTCCCACAGGAGAGCTGGCTGACTACACCTTCTCCACAGGAACAGTGGAGTCCAGTGGGCAGGAATCTTCAGAGGAAATAACCTCTGATCACCAGCCGCAACCTGACCCTGAACTTGAAGCTCAATCCTGTGAAATGATCTCTGTTTCTGAAGAAACAGATGCAAATATCTCATCAGAGG GTTATGAATGGGAAGACAGCCTTCCATTTGAGCCCCACCCATCTTCACCTGAGACCATCCCTGAGCACCCGTCCTCACCCACAGCCACCTTCAACAGTCCTGAGGCTCCTAAACCTGCAGCTGTAGCACTTAACCGTTTTATGGTTTCACGATTCTCTATCACACACGTCTCTGACCCCCATGTGAGCTCAGCAACAG GGAATGGTGAAGATAGTCCAGCAGATTGA